A region of the Prevotella intermedia ATCC 25611 = DSM 20706 genome:
CCCTTCTCCGCCCTGTCGGCAGTGTGAGCGAAAAGCCTCACGTAGCCCAGTTGGAGAAAGAATTGCTGGAAGAAATCAACAAGCTCGGCATCGGCCCCTGCGGTTTCGGCGGCACAACAACCGCCTTGCAAGTAAGCATTCTCACCAATGCCACCCACATTGCAGGCTTGCCCGTATCGGTAAACATTGGCTGCCACGCCACACGACACGCCGAAGGTTCACTCTAAACACGCAAATATAAGAAAACGAATTATGGAAGAAAAACGAATTATATCAGCTCCCTTCACCGACGAAACCATCAAGTCGCTCCACGCAGGCGATATGGTTTACATTTCGGGCACTATATATACGGCGCGCGATGCTGCACACAAGCGTCTTTGCGAAATGCTGGACGCAGGCGAACCAATGCCTTTCGACTTTGAAGGTCAGGCGGTTTACTATGCTGGTCCCTGCCCTGCCAAGCCAGGACAACCCATCGGTTCTGTCGGTCCGACTACGGGTGGACGTATGGACGCCTACTCGCCACGCCTCATTCAGCAAGGCTTACGCGTCATGATAGGCAAAGGCTCTCGTTCCGAAGAGGTTATCGACGCACTCAAAGAACACACTGGCGTTTACTTCGCTGCCATCGGCGGTGCTGCCGCTCTTATGGCAAAGGCAGTTAAAGAAGCCGAAGTCATCGCTTTCGACGAACTCGGCACAGAAGCAATACGCCGCCTACGTGTAGAGGAACTGCCCGTAATCGTAGCCATCGACCACGAAGGAAACGATATGTATAAGCTCGGTATAGAGAAATACAGACAATAGAAAGCCCCTGAAAATGTTATAACTTTCCATACTCCCATGCTGTTTTCTCAAACAGAATGGGAGTATTTTTTTGTGCGGAAGTACAGCCAAAAGAAAACCGTTCCACCGATAAACATCTGTCATTTCTCCACCGCAGGGACGTGATTTGGGTGTAAATATTTTTCACAAGCGTATCTATTACGTAACCACTTAATTATCAGCGCATTGCAAAACCTGTTGTTTTGCATTCCAAAAGCGTAGGTTTTGCACGGTAAAAGCGGCTGTTTTGCATCGCAAAACCTACGCTTTCGCAATGTCAAAGCGCAGTTATCACTTTTTAAGAGAATTATCTTTACAAAAGCATTGTGTTTGTCTGTTATTTGCCAACAATTTTTTGGGCAAAAGAAAACGACAGGCTTCTCAGTCCGTCGTTTCTATTTTTTGTTAGGCATTAGTTAGTAAGGTGTATAAGATTGTTTCAGGATAACGGGTGTAAATTTACACTTTTTTTATTTATCATCAAAACTTTTCAAGCTGTTTTCCTGTCTTCTTAAACAATTTTAAAGACGTGTGCGATAACACTTCCTGCAATTATGAAATCTTTGCGATTATGCTACAAGGCTGCCACAATGGTGCCGCAAAGCGCAAACAG
Encoded here:
- a CDS encoding Fe-S-containing hydro-lyase codes for the protein MEEKRIISAPFTDETIKSLHAGDMVYISGTIYTARDAAHKRLCEMLDAGEPMPFDFEGQAVYYAGPCPAKPGQPIGSVGPTTGGRMDAYSPRLIQQGLRVMIGKGSRSEEVIDALKEHTGVYFAAIGGAAALMAKAVKEAEVIAFDELGTEAIRRLRVEELPVIVAIDHEGNDMYKLGIEKYRQ